In Flavobacteriales bacterium, one genomic interval encodes:
- a CDS encoding AMP-binding protein, giving the protein MAFVFDRLLLDGELLVGKDLINYAELMAMDPNSGKWAGPISNLLIELATYKSRALQAHTSGTTGSPSLIQIPRRDLVASAKLTARTFDLKASERVLLCLPGEFIAGKMMIVRAMVLGLDLHVIDPRGSILEKLEKKDRFKFAAMVPLQLHRGVQEDRERIELQFGTILLGGGPVSNALIEDIRDLGTAVHQSYGSTETVTHVAIRPLNSAANKKGPAGISSYADMPFRAIGNCSFERDLRGCLVVNTPHLSVKQHVTNDIVELIDDGTFRWLGRWDNVILSGGKKIFPEQLETRTAGVIPYPHYFTSTPDDQMGQAVCLVLEANEPADIVLPEVMDKLMHVLDPHELPRRVRALRSFARTDSGKVIRIGEPV; this is encoded by the coding sequence ATGGCATTCGTGTTCGATAGGCTGCTCTTGGATGGCGAACTGTTGGTAGGGAAAGACCTGATCAACTATGCGGAACTTATGGCCATGGACCCCAACTCAGGTAAATGGGCCGGGCCGATCAGCAACCTATTGATCGAGCTCGCAACATATAAAAGCAGAGCCCTTCAGGCACACACCAGCGGTACCACGGGGTCACCCTCACTGATCCAGATACCTCGTCGGGACTTGGTGGCAAGCGCAAAACTGACAGCCAGAACATTCGACCTTAAGGCAAGTGAACGCGTATTGCTGTGCCTTCCGGGCGAGTTCATCGCAGGAAAGATGATGATCGTGCGTGCGATGGTGCTCGGCTTGGACCTGCATGTGATCGATCCGCGAGGATCCATATTGGAAAAATTAGAAAAGAAAGATCGATTCAAATTCGCGGCAATGGTGCCGTTGCAATTGCATCGTGGCGTTCAGGAGGATCGGGAACGCATTGAACTGCAATTCGGGACCATCCTGCTCGGCGGCGGACCTGTAAGCAACGCGTTGATCGAGGATATTCGCGATCTAGGAACTGCCGTTCATCAGAGCTACGGAAGTACCGAGACAGTTACTCATGTCGCCATCAGGCCATTGAATTCCGCAGCGAACAAGAAAGGACCTGCTGGAATTTCTTCATACGCCGATATGCCGTTTCGTGCGATCGGCAACTGTTCGTTCGAGCGCGATCTCCGCGGTTGTCTCGTAGTGAACACACCGCATCTTTCAGTAAAACAACATGTGACCAATGACATCGTGGAGCTGATCGATGATGGAACGTTCCGATGGCTCGGCAGATGGGATAACGTGATCTTGAGCGGTGGCAAAAAGATCTTCCCGGAACAATTGGAAACACGCACAGCTGGTGTGATCCCCTATCCACATTACTTCACGTCAACTCCGGATGACCAAATGGGACAAGCCGTTTGCCTGGTACTTGAAGCCAACGAACCAGCGGACATTGTGCTTCCCGAGGTTATGGACAAGCTCATGCATGTATTGGATCCGCATGAATTGCCTCGACGTGTGCGCGCTCTACGTTCGTTTGCACGGACGGATAGCGGTAAGGTGATCCGCATTGGAGAACCGGTATGA
- the rdgB gene encoding RdgB/HAM1 family non-canonical purine NTP pyrophosphatase, translated as MTELLICTGNPGKVVELKDLLPASFKLLMLTDVGLPTDLPETGRTLEENALQKARFAFERTGLTCVADDTGLEVSALNGAPGVYSARYAGDAKDPKANMTKLLLELRGKSDRTARFRTVMALVSKEGEHEFIGEVKGRITEAPRGSLGFGYDPIFLPEMSDLTFAELESKQKNAISHRGNAVWKLVRFLHEQGR; from the coding sequence ATGACCGAATTGTTGATCTGCACAGGAAATCCCGGAAAGGTTGTTGAACTGAAGGACCTACTTCCCGCCTCTTTCAAGCTATTGATGCTCACGGATGTGGGGTTGCCAACTGATCTGCCAGAAACAGGAAGAACATTGGAAGAGAACGCCTTACAGAAAGCGCGTTTTGCATTTGAACGAACGGGGCTGACATGCGTTGCCGATGACACCGGGTTGGAGGTAAGCGCGCTGAATGGTGCGCCAGGTGTTTATTCGGCGCGTTATGCAGGTGATGCGAAGGATCCGAAGGCGAACATGACCAAGCTACTTCTGGAACTTCGCGGCAAATCAGATCGCACTGCCCGGTTCCGAACTGTAATGGCGTTAGTGAGCAAAGAAGGTGAGCATGAATTCATAGGCGAGGTAAAAGGTCGTATCACGGAGGCTCCACGTGGGAGCTTAGGCTTTGGTTATGATCCGATCTTCTTGCCTGAAATGAGCGACCTTACGTTCGCGGAGCTGGAGTCCAAACAGAAGAATGCGATCAGCCATAGAGGCAATGCCGTATGGAAATTGGTGCGTTTTCTTCACGAGCAAGGACGATGA
- a CDS encoding FkbM family methyltransferase — translation MSSVKRILNSIYRAIPLKQALFSPLRSLGIVPERIFKHLHFSGDFTVRIDPEASFRIRHYGYVIENELFWKGVEGWEPISIRIWMLLSRSSSVILDIGANTGVFALIASAVSPNALVVAVEPVERIYRKLKTNVELNKNRIKPLLAIVSDHTGKATIYDQPYQEHVYSISAEQDWNTYNSNLIPVELDSFTVTDILKHFDQRSVDLLKIDVETHEPAVLRGFADLIRKDRPSMLIEILNEKVASEVSEIISGIDYVYFNIDDVTWPPRQVTSLAKSEHLNFLICKPEIARSIGLMDPSRTS, via the coding sequence ATGTCCTCAGTTAAAAGGATCTTAAATTCCATTTATCGCGCTATTCCACTGAAACAGGCACTTTTCAGCCCATTGAGATCTCTTGGAATTGTACCTGAAAGGATATTCAAGCACCTGCATTTCAGTGGTGATTTTACCGTTAGGATCGATCCCGAAGCAAGTTTCAGGATCAGACACTATGGTTATGTGATAGAGAATGAACTGTTCTGGAAAGGTGTTGAAGGATGGGAACCAATATCGATCAGGATCTGGATGTTGTTGAGCAGGTCTTCCAGCGTGATCTTGGATATTGGAGCGAATACAGGCGTCTTTGCGTTAATAGCAAGTGCCGTTTCCCCTAATGCCCTGGTCGTTGCAGTCGAACCAGTTGAACGGATCTATCGCAAACTGAAAACGAATGTCGAATTGAACAAGAACAGGATCAAACCCCTTCTGGCAATTGTTAGCGATCATACTGGTAAAGCAACCATCTACGATCAGCCGTATCAGGAACATGTGTATTCCATTTCTGCGGAACAGGATTGGAATACCTATAATTCAAACCTGATACCGGTCGAACTGGACTCGTTCACGGTGACCGATATTCTAAAGCACTTCGATCAACGGTCCGTGGATCTGTTGAAGATCGATGTTGAAACGCACGAACCGGCCGTGTTACGCGGTTTCGCCGATCTCATCCGAAAAGACCGACCGTCCATGCTGATCGAGATACTGAACGAGAAAGTAGCCTCGGAAGTGTCAGAGATCATCAGCGGTATCGATTATGTATACTTCAATATTGACGACGTGACCTGGCCACCTCGACAAGTGACCTCATTAGCGAAAAGCGAGCATTTGAACTTCTTGATCTGTAAACCCGAAATAGCGCGATCGATCGGGTTAATGGATCCAAGCCGGACCAGTTGA
- a CDS encoding T9SS type A sorting domain-containing protein, with product MPDSSAYSGYFSVKLENFVCVNDLGNAYLAVGNLYTGVYALPPFDNAFSILSRPETLEFHYKFHQEGEDSAYVRVMLLNYDSLTPGLNFNQRFDTIAFSTGYIHEEATSFTPFSVPINYLSSDNAALMHIYFSTSKTLTEGHLGNTPPNVYAYPGTALWLDDVHLSGGDVGVSPVHAMTRTAVYPNPAHDLIRFNLPSSKVMLYDGQGCVVRSSGLSNSLSMDITGLSQGLYVLELILQDGTVIRERIVVE from the coding sequence GTGCCAGATTCGAGCGCTTACAGCGGGTATTTCAGTGTCAAATTAGAGAACTTCGTTTGTGTGAATGACCTTGGAAACGCATACCTCGCGGTAGGGAATTTATACACTGGTGTATATGCTCTCCCTCCATTTGATAATGCATTTTCAATTTTAAGCCGTCCAGAAACGTTGGAATTCCACTATAAATTCCATCAGGAAGGTGAAGACTCCGCTTATGTGCGTGTGATGCTGTTGAATTATGATAGCCTGACTCCAGGGCTAAACTTTAATCAACGATTTGATACCATCGCTTTTTCCACAGGATATATACATGAAGAGGCCACTTCATTCACTCCGTTCAGTGTGCCGATCAACTACTTGAGCAGCGATAATGCAGCCTTAATGCATATCTATTTCTCCACGAGCAAAACGCTAACAGAAGGCCACCTTGGCAATACTCCACCGAACGTGTATGCCTATCCAGGTACTGCGCTGTGGTTGGATGATGTGCATCTAAGTGGCGGTGATGTGGGTGTATCTCCAGTGCATGCTATGACAAGAACAGCAGTATACCCGAATCCAGCGCATGATCTGATCCGCTTCAACCTTCCAAGTTCAAAGGTAATGCTGTATGATGGACAAGGTTGTGTCGTTAGATCATCTGGGCTTTCTAACAGTCTAAGTATGGACATAACCGGTCTGAGCCAGGGTCTCTATGTATTGGAACTGATACTTCAGGACGGCACTGTGATCCGGGAAAGGATAGTGGTGGAATGA
- a CDS encoding T9SS type A sorting domain-containing protein translates to MRVTKTLVVMALSALSLFANGQGEVVSPLSARPLEQPEGYAKSMHHTHFNYQFETQSLPLMDDFSIDRTRKLWASPTDPGVTLDQTIYALEVAGVSEFDMTFATDTTFYYTIDAQDPPVTTRIALPSFIVTVLDLEVYPPTETMVTAWPPYSVFDTLASPPNDTVFQLTPALVQDSLLVYTVPPVGGTYIMNGVSTPLILWADDDVYINDTYPVDPPTIGVATFDGLSRTGYPYNFQQYTAYGIADHMTSVPINLQYSPADSIYLSFFYQNQGLSGDGVVQPGDSLAVEFYAPNEDVWVRVWRKKYEAITDFQQVLIPIIQDRFLKNGFRMRFLNYGSLSGSFDHWHLDYMRLGAQRTYNDVTLVDVAYEYPENTLLNTYTSVPFTKYAQAPSALMVPSVGVEQCNLDVNDAFITFGMTASLTDGSGATNIFNGTNTMNNASSCFVSQHGVNDSMFTYDTSLSTDAAFWKVKFWTMATPDINSYNDTTSFVQVLSNYYAYDDGSAEAGYSLASAGAKVALQYDLLGGDSLRAIRMYFNPAANPPGDTPPYDGLFLLTVWSSISPEVIQHQNFTFDSPEYRQDGVGYFVEYPLDTAIYVDGTIYIGWVQTNNTKMYLGLDRNTDNSNKVFYKTGTAFQPSTIPGSLMMRPVMVATYDPWIGINETTGQQEIQLYPNPANNTITIRTSEDPGPNAMVQCIDAMGRIVHQERYVVNGTLETSAFADGIYVIRVNDEDGRSIAMGRAVIQH, encoded by the coding sequence ATGCGAGTAACTAAGACCCTGGTAGTAATGGCACTCAGTGCCTTATCGCTTTTCGCTAATGGACAGGGCGAAGTGGTATCTCCCTTATCGGCAAGGCCGTTGGAACAACCGGAGGGGTACGCCAAATCCATGCATCACACGCATTTCAATTATCAATTCGAAACACAATCGTTGCCATTGATGGACGATTTTTCCATAGATCGGACCCGAAAACTATGGGCATCGCCTACGGATCCCGGAGTAACCTTGGACCAAACGATCTATGCATTGGAGGTTGCTGGTGTTTCGGAATTCGATATGACCTTCGCAACGGATACGACATTCTACTACACGATAGATGCACAGGATCCCCCGGTGACCACACGCATTGCGTTACCAAGTTTTATCGTCACTGTTCTTGATCTGGAAGTATACCCACCCACGGAGACCATGGTCACGGCATGGCCACCTTATTCGGTCTTCGATACGTTGGCCAGCCCGCCGAACGATACGGTGTTCCAGTTGACGCCGGCATTGGTTCAGGATTCCCTACTGGTCTATACAGTTCCACCTGTTGGAGGAACCTATATAATGAACGGAGTTTCCACGCCCTTGATCCTTTGGGCAGATGATGACGTGTACATCAACGATACTTATCCGGTAGACCCACCTACGATCGGCGTAGCCACTTTCGACGGTCTTTCCAGAACGGGGTATCCATACAATTTCCAACAATACACGGCATACGGTATTGCGGATCACATGACCTCGGTACCGATCAACTTACAATATTCCCCGGCCGATTCTATCTACTTGAGCTTCTTCTATCAGAACCAAGGACTAAGTGGCGATGGTGTCGTTCAGCCCGGAGATAGTCTGGCGGTCGAATTCTATGCCCCTAATGAAGATGTATGGGTGCGTGTATGGCGTAAGAAATATGAAGCGATAACAGATTTTCAACAAGTGCTGATCCCGATCATACAGGACCGGTTCTTGAAGAACGGGTTCCGAATGCGCTTCCTGAACTATGGATCGCTGAGTGGTTCATTCGATCACTGGCATTTGGATTATATGCGCTTGGGAGCACAGCGTACGTACAATGATGTTACTTTGGTGGATGTTGCGTACGAGTATCCCGAGAATACTTTGTTGAATACGTACACTTCTGTACCATTCACCAAATATGCCCAAGCACCGAGCGCGCTCATGGTTCCTTCAGTTGGTGTTGAACAGTGCAACCTGGATGTGAATGATGCTTTCATAACGTTTGGAATGACTGCTTCACTTACGGATGGATCAGGTGCGACCAATATTTTTAACGGAACCAATACCATGAACAATGCATCGAGTTGTTTCGTGAGCCAGCATGGAGTGAACGATAGCATGTTCACATACGACACAAGCCTTTCAACCGACGCCGCATTCTGGAAAGTGAAATTCTGGACCATGGCAACACCGGATATAAATAGTTACAACGATACCACATCGTTCGTTCAGGTTTTGAGTAACTATTATGCTTATGATGATGGTTCGGCAGAAGCGGGGTATAGTCTAGCTAGCGCTGGAGCGAAGGTGGCATTGCAATACGATCTTCTTGGGGGCGATTCGCTACGGGCAATCCGCATGTACTTCAACCCTGCGGCTAACCCTCCAGGAGATACGCCACCCTATGATGGTCTGTTCCTGCTAACGGTCTGGTCGAGTATTTCACCGGAGGTGATCCAGCATCAGAATTTCACATTTGACAGCCCGGAATACCGGCAGGATGGGGTCGGCTACTTTGTGGAGTATCCTTTGGATACCGCGATATACGTTGATGGTACGATCTACATCGGATGGGTACAGACGAATAACACCAAGATGTACTTGGGACTTGATCGTAACACCGACAATAGCAACAAAGTTTTCTACAAGACCGGAACAGCTTTTCAGCCGTCCACGATCCCAGGGTCATTAATGATGCGTCCGGTAATGGTAGCTACCTATGATCCATGGATCGGCATTAATGAGACGACCGGTCAGCAAGAAATTCAACTCTATCCGAACCCTGCGAACAACACCATTACCATTCGAACAAGTGAAGATCCAGGACCCAATGCAATGGTGCAATGCATTGATGCTATGGGCCGAATTGTTCACCAGGAACGCTATGTAGTGAACGGTACGCTCGAAACAAGTGCGTTTGCAGACGGAATCTATGTGATCCGTGTGAACGACGAGGACGGGCGTTCGATCGCAATGGGACGAGCAGTTATCCAACATTGA
- a CDS encoding D-alanine--D-alanine ligase, with the protein MARTTLPFIAILRGGYTGESVISLQSAATMMGALDRSRYDAAFVTLDRTKWTCETSDGNVLTFDRGTFSADRGNGLERFDGALIAIHGTPGEDGKLQGYLDIMAIPYQTGGVLCMALTMSKFSTTGLLRQFGFPVAPSFLIHDQYDETQERILKDIGLPCFVKPDNSGSSLGISKVKTEAELAPALVLAFAEDSAVLCEAMVTGRELTCGVVRLKGEVRALPICEIKTSRDFFDYEAKYHAADTQEIVPADIPEDVTRTIQDRSSAIYEALNCKGMVRVDHFWTGTEVVTIEVNTTPGFSPASIFPKMIRAAGLSVEEVVNGIVAELIG; encoded by the coding sequence ATGGCCCGCACAACCCTTCCATTCATTGCCATATTGCGTGGCGGATACACTGGCGAGTCAGTGATCAGTCTACAGAGCGCTGCAACCATGATGGGTGCCTTGGACAGGTCCAGATACGACGCTGCCTTTGTTACCCTTGATCGCACCAAGTGGACCTGTGAAACGTCGGATGGCAACGTTCTGACCTTTGATCGCGGCACTTTCTCCGCGGATCGAGGAAATGGTCTTGAACGTTTCGATGGGGCATTAATTGCGATTCATGGAACGCCTGGCGAGGATGGGAAGCTCCAAGGTTATTTGGACATTATGGCCATTCCGTATCAGACCGGTGGCGTGTTGTGCATGGCACTGACCATGAGCAAATTCAGCACAACGGGTCTTTTGCGGCAATTCGGGTTTCCGGTTGCTCCATCCTTTCTGATCCATGACCAGTATGACGAGACACAAGAACGAATTCTTAAGGATATTGGCCTCCCCTGTTTCGTAAAACCCGATAACAGTGGCAGTAGTCTAGGCATTAGCAAGGTGAAGACCGAAGCTGAACTGGCACCTGCATTGGTTCTGGCATTTGCCGAGGACAGTGCTGTATTATGCGAAGCAATGGTCACCGGCCGTGAACTGACCTGTGGTGTGGTCCGATTGAAAGGAGAAGTAAGAGCGCTGCCGATCTGCGAGATCAAGACCAGTCGCGATTTCTTTGATTATGAAGCCAAATATCACGCGGCTGATACGCAAGAGATAGTGCCTGCGGATATTCCTGAAGACGTAACCCGGACCATCCAGGATCGATCCTCAGCGATCTATGAGGCCTTGAACTGTAAAGGAATGGTACGGGTCGATCATTTTTGGACGGGCACTGAAGTTGTCACCATCGAAGTGAACACAACGCCAGGCTTCAGCCCGGCCAGCATTTTCCCGAAAATGATCCGTGCGGCAGGACTTAGCGTCGAAGAGGTGGTCAATGGGATCGTTGCAGAACTGATCGGTTGA
- a CDS encoding PASTA domain-containing protein, producing MLRNPLFKFLLPLLAVGIILFGGWLWLRNYTKHNDARRVPDMKGLFFEEAQKMLAERDLTGSVIDSIYTDDVPKGSVVDQDPAAGLDVKPGRKIYLVLNASQAKMINMPKLVDLSKRQAISVMDIIGLKVEELQYRPDPCVDCVIAQVYKGKPILPESRIRRGEAITLVLGQGQNGSRVPVPDLRGLTNAEVQAVLNMSSLNLGVIATCDGCNTGGDSAFARVRRQSPGAGANNMISLGSTIDIWLTADTTGLHPDADRSISKDSTNASN from the coding sequence ATGTTGCGGAATCCACTTTTCAAATTTCTATTACCGCTCCTCGCAGTAGGTATTATCCTGTTCGGTGGCTGGCTTTGGCTTCGGAACTACACGAAGCACAATGATGCTCGACGGGTTCCGGATATGAAGGGACTCTTTTTCGAGGAAGCTCAGAAGATGTTGGCGGAGAGGGACCTAACTGGATCGGTAATCGATTCGATCTATACGGATGATGTGCCTAAAGGAAGTGTTGTGGACCAGGATCCCGCAGCAGGATTGGACGTTAAGCCAGGCCGTAAGATCTACTTGGTATTGAATGCAAGTCAGGCCAAAATGATCAATATGCCCAAGCTTGTTGATCTGAGCAAACGGCAAGCAATATCGGTCATGGACATCATCGGGTTGAAAGTGGAAGAATTGCAATATCGTCCGGATCCGTGCGTGGATTGTGTTATCGCTCAAGTTTATAAAGGCAAGCCGATCCTGCCTGAAAGCCGCATCCGTCGTGGGGAAGCAATTACACTTGTGTTAGGTCAAGGGCAGAATGGTTCACGCGTTCCAGTGCCGGATCTACGCGGTCTTACCAATGCTGAAGTTCAGGCCGTATTGAACATGTCCAGTTTGAATTTGGGAGTTATCGCAACATGCGATGGATGCAATACGGGCGGTGATTCTGCGTTCGCGAGGGTGCGGAGACAATCCCCAGGTGCTGGAGCAAACAACATGATCTCACTAGGAAGTACGATCGATATTTGGCTAACAGCGGATACTACAGGGTTGCATCCGGATGCCGATCGTTCCATTTCAAAAGACAGTACCAATGCGAGTAACTAA
- a CDS encoding RluA family pseudouridine synthase, protein MSNENDALGEEQELYEHHRIVCDPGQSLLRLDKYLFDRLANTSRNRIQVAAKEGNVLVNGKAAKPSQKVKPGDEISIVLPYPQRDTEVLPEDIPLNIIYEDDHILVLDKQAGLVVHPGHGNWTGTLVNGLLFHLGKNLPSTPGAQIPRPGLVHRLDKDTSGVMVVGKTEEALTHLARQFFDRTSDRRYNALVWGDFDEDEGVIEGHIGRSPKDRTVQFVYPDGDQGRSALTRWKVIERFRYVTLIECKLETGRTHQIRVHMQYTGHPLFNDSAYGGDRILKGTTFTKYKQFVMNCFKELPRQALHARTLDIDHPFTKKRMHFESLLPADMTAAIERWRSYTTIKGMDNDDEEPLDKEALNNMK, encoded by the coding sequence ATGTCGAACGAGAACGATGCCTTGGGAGAGGAACAAGAGCTTTACGAACACCATCGCATTGTTTGTGACCCAGGTCAATCCCTGTTGCGGTTGGATAAATACCTCTTCGATCGCTTAGCGAACACATCACGTAATCGGATCCAGGTCGCGGCCAAAGAAGGCAACGTGCTGGTGAACGGCAAAGCTGCAAAGCCAAGTCAAAAAGTAAAGCCCGGTGATGAGATCAGTATCGTACTGCCTTATCCGCAGCGCGATACCGAAGTATTACCAGAAGATATTCCGTTGAACATTATCTATGAGGATGATCACATTCTCGTACTCGACAAACAAGCTGGATTAGTTGTTCATCCCGGCCACGGTAATTGGACCGGCACTCTGGTGAATGGCCTTTTGTTCCACCTTGGAAAGAACCTGCCATCCACACCGGGCGCGCAGATCCCACGCCCGGGTCTTGTGCATCGCTTGGATAAGGACACCAGCGGCGTAATGGTGGTTGGTAAGACCGAGGAAGCGCTAACACACCTAGCACGACAATTCTTCGATCGCACGAGTGACCGCAGATACAATGCATTGGTCTGGGGTGATTTCGATGAGGACGAAGGTGTAATTGAAGGTCATATCGGTCGGTCGCCAAAGGACCGAACGGTGCAGTTCGTTTACCCGGATGGTGATCAAGGAAGATCAGCACTTACGCGTTGGAAGGTGATCGAACGGTTCAGGTATGTGACATTGATCGAGTGCAAATTGGAGACCGGTCGTACCCACCAGATCCGCGTACACATGCAGTATACCGGCCACCCGTTGTTCAACGACTCTGCTTACGGAGGTGATAGGATCCTCAAAGGCACTACATTCACGAAGTACAAGCAGTTCGTCATGAACTGTTTCAAGGAGTTACCGCGACAAGCCTTGCACGCTCGTACCTTGGATATCGATCATCCGTTCACCAAGAAGCGAATGCATTTCGAGAGCCTATTACCTGCTGATATGACCGCCGCTATTGAACGTTGGCGGTCTTACACCACCATCAAAGGAATGGATAATGATGATGAGGAACCATTGGACAAGGAGGCGTTGAACAATATGAAGTAG
- a CDS encoding class I SAM-dependent methyltransferase, whose protein sequence is MEKKLTSKQVTIIVLVPIGVLAFSALLYHWFGNVALIVPPVLIGIFLAYLLVESRHYQLGLFVRSLEESRAQYLQIESILGLTWAIDPLIPLPSTRGWAASPDLLRAVYGHVLEEQPQLVVEASSGTSTIVIAYALKRLGNGNVIALEHEAEYAERTRQNIAAHGLSDHATVVLAPLVMQECKGETYEWYDLSKLELPGTIDLLLVDGPPDTIRPMARYPAVPLLAEYFSAKIGVFLDDGGREDERRTAEQWASEFNAHSSEYLYLEKGGWLLRFHK, encoded by the coding sequence ATGGAGAAAAAGCTTACATCCAAACAGGTGACGATCATCGTTCTTGTACCGATCGGAGTGCTCGCATTCAGCGCGTTGCTCTATCATTGGTTCGGGAACGTGGCTTTGATCGTCCCGCCTGTTCTGATAGGAATATTCCTTGCCTACTTACTAGTGGAATCGCGGCATTATCAATTGGGTCTGTTCGTACGATCGCTAGAAGAAAGTCGCGCTCAGTATTTGCAGATCGAATCCATTTTAGGGCTCACGTGGGCCATCGATCCACTTATTCCGTTGCCTTCCACGCGAGGTTGGGCGGCTTCACCCGACCTATTGCGTGCGGTATATGGTCATGTATTGGAGGAACAGCCGCAGCTGGTCGTTGAGGCGAGTAGCGGAACGTCAACCATAGTTATTGCTTATGCACTGAAGAGGTTAGGTAATGGAAATGTCATCGCGCTTGAGCATGAGGCGGAATATGCCGAACGCACGCGGCAGAACATCGCGGCGCACGGTCTGTCGGATCATGCAACGGTTGTCCTAGCACCTTTGGTCATGCAAGAGTGCAAGGGAGAGACCTATGAATGGTATGATCTTTCAAAACTAGAATTGCCTGGCACCATAGATCTGTTATTAGTAGATGGCCCACCGGATACGATACGTCCTATGGCCCGTTATCCCGCAGTTCCGTTGCTTGCGGAATACTTCAGTGCGAAGATCGGCGTGTTCCTTGATGATGGTGGTCGCGAAGATGAACGACGTACGGCGGAGCAATGGGCAAGTGAATTCAATGCGCATTCATCCGAATATCTCTACCTTGAAAAAGGAGGTTGGCTGCTGCGTTTCCATAAATGA